Proteins from a single region of Argopecten irradians isolate NY chromosome 7, Ai_NY, whole genome shotgun sequence:
- the LOC138327906 gene encoding uncharacterized protein has product MSCVAGRVWNSALSTCTRSDWPGYEPCNGESGEEKCVDGSFMCHEIEPRKFYKCNGGVRIENTCPNNFVFNLSPPACLDPSEITDTGCETHGTTKMPTTERTTTTSDAKTTTSDPETTMSDTATTTSDIETTTSGAETTTSDTATTTSDRETTTSDTATTTSDQETTTSDRATTMSDVETTTSDILKTASDTSTTTSDPETTTSDPETTTSDRATTTLEILTTVTNTATTSDTATTTSDIETTTSDTATTDITTTTSDIATTTSDTATTISDTATITSDTATTISDIVTTFSDTATTISDTATTTFDTATTTSDTATTDTLATNSDPVTVTTFSDIETATSYIATTSSDTATTTSDIATAMSDTATTTSDTETTTSDTATTTSGTATATTDRVKSSVISDSTETTTMTYYTERTTTMTYDL; this is encoded by the exons ATGTCTTGTGTCGCAGGCCGAGTGTGGAATTCTGCTCTTTCAACATGCACACGGAGTGATTGGCCTGGCTACGAACCTTGCAACGGTGAATCAG GTGAAGAAAAATGTGTTGACGGTAGCTTTATGTGCCACGAAATTGAACCTCGTAAATTCTACAAGTGTAACGGTGGGGTAAGGATTGAAAACACGTGTCCCAATAACTTTGTTTTTAATCTCTCGCCGCCTGCTTGTCTCGATCCAAGTGAAATTACAGACACAGGATGTGAAACGCATG GGACCACGAAGATGCCAACAACAGAAAGAACAACAACTACTTCTGACGCAAAAACAACTACCTCTGACCCAGAAACAACTATGTCTGACACAGCAACAACTACTTCTGACATAGAAACAACTACGTCTGGGGCAGAAACAACTACGTCTGACACAGCAACAACTACTTCTGACCGAGAAACAACTACGTCTGATACAGCAACCACTACGTCTGACCAAGAAACAACTACTTCTGACCGTGCAACAACTATGTCTGACGTAGAAACAACTACTTCAGATATATTAAAAACAGCTTCTGACACATCAACAACTACTTCCGACCCAGAAACGACTACTTCCGACCCAGAAACGACTACTTCTGACAGAGCAACAACTACTTTAGAAATATTAACAACAGTTACTAACACAGCAACGACTTCTGATACAGCAACAACAACTTCCGACATAGAAACAACAACTTCAGACACAGCAACAACtgacataacaacaacaacttCTGACATAGCAACAACGACTTCTGACACAGCAACAACAATTTCTGACACAGCAACAATAACTTCTGACACAGCAACAACTATTTCTGACATAGTAACAACATTTTCTGACACAGCAACTACAATTTCTGACACAGCAACAACTACTTTTGACACAGCAACAACAACTTCTGACACAGCAACAACTGACACATTAGCAACTAATTCTGACCCAGTAACAGTAACAACATTTTCTGACATAGAAACAGCAACTTCTTACATAGCAACAACATCTTCTGACACAGCAACAACTACTTCTGACATAGCAACAgcaatgtctgacacagcaacAACAACGTCTGACACAGAAACAACAACTTCTGACACAGCAACAACAACTTCTGGCACAGCAACAGCAACCACAGATAGAGTAAAATCATCTGTGATATCCGATTCTACAGAGACAACAACCATGACATATTACACTGAGAGAACAACGACCATGACCTATGACCTATGA